The genomic window AGACCCGGCGTGAGGGGGGCGAGGCCGTGATAACTGGCGTCCTGGTAGCGGATACGGGCGGCCACGCTGCTGCTCGCCCCGAGTTTCGCCCCGGCATCCAGGCTGGCCTGCAGGCCCCCGGAATACGCGATCAGGCCGTCGGCGCGCAGCGTGCCGTCGTCGTAGGTGGCCCGAGCGCCCAGGGTCACGGTGTCATCCAGGCGCACAGCCGCCGCGCCGACCGAGTACTGCCGGGCGGTGTACTTCACCTGCGCGCCGGCGGCCAGTTTGCGGTTGGTCAGCGCGCTCTGCAGGCGGTAACTGACGACCACCACCACGTCGTTCAGGTCGGCGTCGACCGGGTCGAGGGCGCGGGCCAGCGTGATGATCCCGGTGCGGACGTCGAGCAGGTAATCGATGTTGCGGCGCAGGGTCGCGCGGCGCAGTTCCTTGCCACTGCCGTGCTCGGTGGTGAGCAGGGTCAGGGTCTCGCTGCCATCCTCGACGCCACCGGTGGGCAACCTCAGCAGGCGGGTGCCTTCCGGGACGAGCTTCTGATCGGTGATCCGGTTCTCGGGCACCATCGCCACGAAGCCGGACACGCGCGTGTCGCCCTTGCTGGAGGCGGTCAGGGCCGTGAGCTGCTCATTTACCGGCAGCACGTCGACCGGCACGCTGCTCTGTCGGTAGTCCACGCGGAAGTCCGGGTGGTCGTAGGTGAGCGCCACGGGATCGAGGCCCTGCAGGGGCACGCTCTCGGCGCTCTGATCCCCGGACAGGGCGTTGCGTTGCAGGGTGTCGCGGTCCGTGGGCAGGCCGTCCTTGTCGGCGGCCACGTAGAGTTTGCCGACGCCCAACGGGCCTTCATAGGAGGCGCGGGCCTGCCATTTCACGTCGTCGGCCACGCTGAACTGCCCGTCGAAGCCCACGGTGACGCTGGCCATGCCCACGCCCACACGGCTGGCGTCCGGGCGCACCTCGAAGCTGTACGGCTGCACCTTACCGCCCTCCAGAACATCGAGTTTCAGGGTGGTGGGGCCGGCCTGCGGCTGGAGATCCAGCACGCCCTCGCCGTTCACGAGTTTGAGCTGGTGGCCGCTCTCGCCGGGCGCCGCATCCGGCGAGAGGATGTCGAGGTTGCTGCGCAGGCTCACGCTGGTCTGCGCGCTGGAATTCCCGTAGGCGTCCAGCGCCTTGAACCGCACGCGCAGGGGCGTGCTGCCGTCCGCGCTGAGCTGCTCCGGCATGACCTGCAACTGGGCGGTCGGCCCGGCGAGGTTCACGGTGACGATGTCCGTCCCGAGTTGCAGGGTGTTCGGGCCGGGTTTGAGGGGCACGCCGACGTAGGTGACGCGGGTCACGCCGCGCACGCCGTCCTCGGTGATCTCGCCGATGCGGTCGCTGCCGACGACCACGCCGTTGATGGTCAGGGCCGCGTTCTGGCCCGCGCCCTGCTCGACGACTACGGCGATGCGGTCGCGCACGCGGATCAGGCTGCCACTCAGCGGCTGCTTGATGGCGCCGCTGTTCTCCGTGGCGGTCTCGGCGGCGGCCTGGGGCGACGCGGCCTTCAGGTCGTCCGCGTCGAGGTGGCCCATCAGCACCTCGCTGCGGTCTCCGGCATAGCGGGCCAGCAGGGCGGGCGCGGGCAGGGCGCCCAGCGCCCCGGTGTGCTGCAGATCGTAGGTGACGGCGCCGCGCACCGTGGCCTTCGCAGCGCTGCGCTGCGGCAGCGTCCAGTACGCCACGCCGCTGGGGCCACGCACCGGATCCGCGATGACCTGCCCGTCCAGGCGGCTGCTGCCCGCCACGAGCGTCGCGCCGTCGGGGAGGGCCTGCGCGACCACCAGCTCACGGGCCTGTCCCGGCGCGTCGAAGGGCAGCGTGACGCTGCTCACGCGCTCGACGGCGGGCAGGGCCTGCGCGGGCGCGGGAGCGGGCAGAGCCACCGTGATGGGATCGGCCACGGGTTCCACCGGATCGGGGGCTGGGGCAGGCGCGACCGGAACGGGGGGTGGTATGAGGGGCGCCGGCTGGGCGGTCAGGGTCGCGTGGACGGTCTGGGTGGCGTCGCAGCCCTCGCTGACCAGGGACGCCTCGGCGCTCAGGTCGCCCGGCTGCATCACGCGCGCGGGGTAGCTCAGGGTGCGGGTCTCACCGGGCGCCAGCGTGCCGTCCAGGTCGGTGGCGCCCTGCGCCTCCAGGCCCGCGCCCGGCTGGTCGTGCAGCAGGAAGGGCACGGGCGTGCTGGCGGTGTTGGTGACGGTCACGCTGACGGGCACCACGTCGCCGACCGTCGCGGTGCCCAGGGGTGTGCGCTGCAGGCGCAGGCTGGTCACGTCGGGGCGCACCTCGACCGCCACCTCCCGCGTCTGGTTCCAGCCGGCCAGGACGGCCGTGACCTTCAGCGGCCCGGCCTGGTTCGCGGTACCGGTCACGACCAGCTCGCCCGGCGCACCGGCCTTCAGGGTGCCCTGGACGGACTGGGTGGTATGCACGTCCAGGCCGGGCGCCTCGACCCTCAGGTCGAGTGGCAGCTCTCCCTGGAAGTCGGTAGCGGCGCGGGCGGTGACGGTCACCGTGTCGCCCGGACACACCTGGGCCTTGTCGGCCGTGAGGTTCAGCTGCACCTGCGGCCGCACCTGCACGGTCACGTCACCCTGCCCGCCCTCGGGAACATCCACGCCGGGAGCCAGATCCACCTGCGCGCCGGGCACGGCCACGGGCGTCAGCGAGTAGTGGCCGGCGGGCACCGCCTGCGTCATGGAGGCGTCCACATGGGTAGGCACCTGCCCGACCAGCACGTCCGCGCGGGTGGGCTGCACCCCGTCCGGCAGCACCAGCTGGGCCGTGACCTTCAGCGTGCCCCGGCTGTCCACGCGGCCCACGGTGATGGGCGTGGGCTGCCCGGCGCGGGTCAGGCGGAAACTGACCGTGTTGCTGAACTGCTGCGCGCCGGCCGGCTGCCGCAGTTCGAGCGTGTACCCGCCGGCCTGCATGGGCAGCGGCAGGTCGAGTTCGTTCAGGTCGGCGCTGACCGGCAAGGGGTAGAGTTTGCCGTCGCTGCCGCGCAGCCGGGCTTCGAGTTCCTCGGGCCCGTCGCCGTCGTACATGCGCAGCACGTATGGCTGGCCGTCCAGGCTGACCTGCAGGGCGGGCACCCACTGGCGCGAGTGGACGTTCACGGTGAGCGTGTCGGCGCTGAGCACGGCACTGACACCGCCCAGGCGCACGGCGAAGGTGTTCTTCGCGTGGCCCTGCGTGGTCGCCTGCAGGCGGTAGTGCCCGGCCGGGAGGGCCTGATCGAGCAGCGTCTCCCAGTCCTGCGTGCCCGGCGTGAAGGTCTGCGAGAGCACCTCGTGATCCTGCCCGTCGTACAGCGTGAAGGTCGTCGTGACCGTCTCGGCGGGCAGGTAGCGTTCGTCGCCGTAATAGGTGTCCGCGCGGTAATCGGCCGGATCGAGGCGCGGCGAGTACAGTTCCAGCCGCACGCGCCCACTCACCGGTACGTCCAGCCGCAGTTGCTGGTCGCCGACCGACCACATCAGCGGCTTGCCGACGCTGGTCAGGGGCAGCGTGGTCGAGCCGGCTCCCTGCGCGCTGATGCCCTGGGCACCGGCACTGGCCCCGGCCGCCAGCAGGGCGGTCAGGGCAGTGGCGAGGCGGACGGGATCGGCAGTCATGTCGGGGTCAGGGGCTCCAGGTCAGGGTCGGGTCGGTGGTGGCCGCGCGCGGATCACCGCTCCAGGTGAACGAGTACGTCAGGGTGGTTCCACCCGCGGGCACTGTACCGGCGTAAGTATTTCCACCGTCTTTCAGCGCGGCTCCCTCTGGGAGGGGATCGAGCAGTTTCGCGTCCACCAGGGGATCAGGGGTGACGAGTCTTAAGGTCACGACGTAGCCGCCCTCCGTGGCGTACACGGTCTTCTCGACGCTCACGTCGCCCATGCGCAGCGTCGTGCGGCGCAGCGCCGCGATGTCGCCGCCCAGCGGGGCGAGCGGGAAGTCCACGCCGGTCAGGCCCGCGACGTTCACGGTCTGCGTACCGCTCAGGCCGCCGTCGCGCGGCACGTGCAGCGGCGGGTACGGCGTGGTGTTCGGGTCGAGGCGCAGGGCCTGAGTGCCGTTGGCGACGTTCAGGAAGGAATAACGGCCCAGGTCGTCGGTGATGGCCTGCCGCCCCCCGGCGAGCAGGATGCGGGCGCGGGGCACCGGGGTATCGAGCAAAGCATCGTAGCGGCCATTGCGGTTGCGGTCCACGTAGACAGTGCCGGTGATGTCCGAGAGGGGCGCGAAGCGCAGCAGGTTCAGCTTGGTGACCGCCGTGGCCCGGTTGCTGGCGACCGCGCGGGCCGTGCCGCCACCCCCGGTGCCCGTGACCTCCACGACGTTCACGAGGTCGCCCTTGGCGGCGGGCGTGACGCGCATGCGGTAGGTGAGGCTCACGGTCTGACCGGCCTTCAGGGTCGAGGCGGTCCAGCGCAGCGTGCCGCCGCTGGTATCCGGATCGGCCAGTGCGGCACTGTCCAGCGCGCTGCTGCCCTGCACGTACTCCAGCCCGGCCACCGGCGCGTCGGTGATCACGGCGTCGTGGATGTCGGTGGTGGTCGAGGCGTTGGTGATCTGCAGGGTGTACGTGAGCAGGTCGCCGTAGGTGGCTTCCTTCGCGCTGACGGTCTTGCCGATCACCAGTTTCGCCGACCACACGGCGGTGTGCACCTCGTTGCTGGTCAGCGGGCCGGGCAGTTCCTGGCTGGCGAAGCTGAAGGTGTTCAGCAGCGACTCGCCGTCGATGGCGCGCGCGCTCACGCGGGTGCCGAAGGTCACGGCGCGCGTCTCGCCGGGGGCCAGCGTGGGGAGCGTCCAGGTGATGTCCTGCTGGCCGCCTATGCCGCTCAGGGTGCCGCCGCCCGCGTCGGTGACATCCAGGTGGGCGGGCACCGCGTCACGGATGAGCACCTGGTTCAGGGTCTGCGCGTACGGGTTGTGCACCGAGAGGGTGTAGGTGATGGTGTCGTCCAGCGTGACCGTGCCGCCCTCGGGAATGGTGACGGGGGTGCCATCAGTGGCCGTGGTGGTCGCCACGGCCGACTTCACGAGCTCCGGCAACTGGCCCTCGACCCGCACGACGACGTCACGGGTGGCGTTCTGCGGGCCGCGCGCGCCGGTCGCGGTGACCACGGCCTCCAGCGGGCCCGCCTGCGTGAGGACGTAGCACACGCGCACGGCCGCGCTCTGGCCGGGATCGAGCCACAGCGGCTGCGCCAGGGGTGCGCCGGTCTCCGTGAGCAGCATGGCGGTTGCGTTCGGGGCGGCCACACCCAGGGTGTAGGCGTCGCGCACGTCGCCGGTGTTCAGCAGCGTGTGGTCGAAGCACACGGTCTGCCCGACCGCCGCGAGCGGCCGCGTCTGCTGGTCCGCCGGGCCGAGTTCCGGGGCGGCCGCGTTCCCGACCGGGCCGAGCGCCACGCCCGGCAGGTAGTGCACGTCCGCACTGGCGGTGGCGCTCAGCGAGGCGTCTTTGCCATCCAGGGTGGCGGTGTTGGGAATCACATGGTTCTCGGCGGCGTCCTGGGCCTGCATGCGGAAGTCGAGCCGCAGCGTGGCCCCCGCCGCGAGGCTGTCCACGCGCACGCGCACGCCCAGCACCCGGCCGGGCTCACCCGCTGTCCAGGTCTGGCCGTCCGCGCTGTATTCCAGCGTGCCGCCGCTGGCGCTGGCGCTCCCCGGAACGAAGATCAGGCCCGCCGCCGCCTGCGCGCTCAGGTCGTCACTCAGGGTCAGGGGCCGGCTGTCGCCCGCGCCCCCGTTCACGGCGCGCAGCGCCACAGCCGTCTCGCGGCCGGGGCTCAGGACGGCGGGCGTGAAGGTCTTGCTCACGCTCAACGCCGGGGGCGGCCCGACGTGCAGCTGCGCCACGTTGTCCGCGTCGGCCTGTCCGCCAGGGCACCCGGCGCTGAGGTTCACCCAGGCATCGCCCGGCACGGTGCCCGACGCCGCGACCAGCAGCACGGCGGCGCTGGCGTCCGCATCCAGGGTGACGGCTGTGACGTCCGGTTCACCCGCATCGACCTGCCCGTTGCCGTTGCGGTCGAGCACGGCGCGCAGGGTGGGCGCGGCAACGCTGCCAGTCTCCAGCGTGGCCCGCAGCGCGAAGGTCTGCGCCGCGTTCCCGGCGTTCACCACCGTGTACGGGAAGAGGGCGGTCTCGCCGGCCCGCACAGACACCAGCCGCGACGGCTGCGCGACCGTCCCGTCCGGAGACACGCTCACGGCGCACACGGCCTGCACGGTCGTGACCACCGCATTGCTGCTCACCTGCATGGGCTGCTCGGTCTGCGGCGCGGTGAAGGTCGTGGTGGCCTGGTTGCTGATGCTGGTGCCCGCCGGGGTGCCCAGCGCGCCCGCCAGGGCCGGGAACGCCAAGGTGGCCAGGACGGTGCGCAGCAGGGGGAGGCGGAACAGGCTCACGGGGAACTCCTTGGAACGGTGGAACCGGGCGAGGTGAGGGAAAACGCGCAGAAACAAACAGAATCTGTTGTTGTGGGAGAAGCAAAAGCCGAACAGGAAGAAGTGGTGAGGTCGGCGCGCCCCGACTGGTGCGGGGCGCGCCGGGAAGAGGCTTACTTGACCTGGGCCTGGATGTTCAGGGTGATGGTGCCGCCGGACGGGAAAAGGTCGTCCGTGGTGGGTTCCAGCAGGCCGTCCCCGTCGGTATCGATGGCGACTTCCACACCGCTGGTCACGCTGCCGGCGGCGGGCACGCTGATGCTGAAGCTGCCGGTGCCGTTCAGGCGGTACATGACCTTGGCGCTGGCGGGGAAGCCGGTCAGGGTGACGCTGGCCGCCTTGAAGGTCGAGAAGGAGTACACGTTCGTGTTGCCGCCCGCCGCGTCGCTCAGCACGAAGTTCTTGATGGCCGAGTTGTACGAGTTGCTGGCCACGATCGCGTAGTAGATGGTGTCGCCGGGCAGGGCGCTCTTGGTGGTCTGGCCGGCGGCGTTCTGCGTGGGCGCGGCGCCCACGGCCTGGTACTTGTTCACGGTGATGCCGCCGATCGCGCCGACCAGGATACGGTCGTTGGTGTCGGTCAGGGTGATGTTGCTGTAGTTGCTGGTCGCGGTCTGCGCCACCAGCAGCGGCGAGCCGGGCAGCGTGAGCTTGGCGTTGGCGGGAAGATCGACGACCGCGTACACCTTGTACTCGGTGTTGGCGTCCACGACCGGGGTGATGTACTGCCCGGCGCTGTTCTTGGGCAGGGCGGTGCCGGCGGCGGTCACGTATTTGACGCTGACCGTGGCGCTGGTGCCGTCGGACAGCGGCACCGTCACGCTGCCGGACAGGGTGTAGGTGTCGGCGTACTCGCCGGGGTTGGCGACGTCCATGGGGAACACGGCCGAGGAGTCGGTGGTGACCCCGGCGGTGGGAGCGCCGCTGCTCGCGGCGGTGCCGGGGGTGACGGTCTCGGTGGGGGTCGCGCTGGCGTTCGCGGTGGGCGGCGTCTGGGTGCCGTCGCTGTCCCCGAACTGCAGGGCGGGCGGCAGGATCCTGTCGGTGGTGCTGGCATCGGCGACCAGGTTGTAGTCGTTGCCGGAATCCACGCCCACCACGACCGTGATCGGCGTGGGGTTCGCCAGGCTGTTCGAGTCGGGGTAAGTGACCTGCGTGATGTACCCGACCGTGCCGCCGCCCGCCGCGACCGTCACGACGGGGTAGGCCTTGCCGTCAACGGGCGAGGTGACCAGGGTGGCGGCGGTGCCGTCGGCGTTCAGGAATTTCATGATGGTGCCGTCGGGCAGAGTGAAGGAGCCGTCGCCGTTGTTGGTGCCGTAGGGCGCGCCGTAGCCGGCATCGCCGACGTTCTTGCTGGGGTCGAGCGGGAACAGGTTCACGGTGTCGGCGGGTGCGCCGCTGGGCGTGGTCACGCTGTTCTTGAAGTTCACGACGTCCGGCGCCGCGTTGGTGTCGGCGGGCGGGTACGCGGTCTGCACGTTGCCGACCACGGTGATGGCGGTGGAGCCGGTGCTGGCGGGCACGGCCGGAT from Deinococcus sp. KSM4-11 includes these protein-coding regions:
- a CDS encoding DUF11 domain-containing protein codes for the protein MTADPVRLATALTALLAAGASAGAQGISAQGAGSTTLPLTSVGKPLMWSVGDQQLRLDVPVSGRVRLELYSPRLDPADYRADTYYGDERYLPAETVTTTFTLYDGQDHEVLSQTFTPGTQDWETLLDQALPAGHYRLQATTQGHAKNTFAVRLGGVSAVLSADTLTVNVHSRQWVPALQVSLDGQPYVLRMYDGDGPEELEARLRGSDGKLYPLPVSADLNELDLPLPMQAGGYTLELRQPAGAQQFSNTVSFRLTRAGQPTPITVGRVDSRGTLKVTAQLVLPDGVQPTRADVLVGQVPTHVDASMTQAVPAGHYSLTPVAVPGAQVDLAPGVDVPEGGQGDVTVQVRPQVQLNLTADKAQVCPGDTVTVTARAATDFQGELPLDLRVEAPGLDVHTTQSVQGTLKAGAPGELVVTGTANQAGPLKVTAVLAGWNQTREVAVEVRPDVTSLRLQRTPLGTATVGDVVPVSVTVTNTASTPVPFLLHDQPGAGLEAQGATDLDGTLAPGETRTLSYPARVMQPGDLSAEASLVSEGCDATQTVHATLTAQPAPLIPPPVPVAPAPAPDPVEPVADPITVALPAPAPAQALPAVERVSSVTLPFDAPGQARELVVAQALPDGATLVAGSSRLDGQVIADPVRGPSGVAYWTLPQRSAAKATVRGAVTYDLQHTGALGALPAPALLARYAGDRSEVLMGHLDADDLKAASPQAAAETATENSGAIKQPLSGSLIRVRDRIAVVVEQGAGQNAALTINGVVVGSDRIGEITEDGVRGVTRVTYVGVPLKPGPNTLQLGTDIVTVNLAGPTAQLQVMPEQLSADGSTPLRVRFKALDAYGNSSAQTSVSLRSNLDILSPDAAPGESGHQLKLVNGEGVLDLQPQAGPTTLKLDVLEGGKVQPYSFEVRPDASRVGVGMASVTVGFDGQFSVADDVKWQARASYEGPLGVGKLYVAADKDGLPTDRDTLQRNALSGDQSAESVPLQGLDPVALTYDHPDFRVDYRQSSVPVDVLPVNEQLTALTASSKGDTRVSGFVAMVPENRITDQKLVPEGTRLLRLPTGGVEDGSETLTLLTTEHGSGKELRRATLRRNIDYLLDVRTGIITLARALDPVDADLNDVVVVVSYRLQSALTNRKLAAGAQVKYTARQYSVGAAAVRLDDTVTLGARATYDDGTLRADGLIAYSGGLQASLDAGAKLGASSSVAARIRYQDASYHGLAPLTPGLTVGVDATSKVSANLTASAQAEYHDTGSGAARAQGGSVTAHADYQLAPFSVGAGLKSAFGDDHGLAAVVSAGYHHAPIDVDITHSQPLGGAGGTLDPTTTVTTRYALTDKVTLGLTDQLNWRTGNTASLTVDSTLGATNYAAAYDLPGSGGQGNRARFGVTTTLPLGERLSAGLRGSATYDLNHQQGEVGAGADLHYKAEGVVATTGTDLTLGAKGFGVVLRGGVSGSLSDQLTLTADGLVEFGAGKNGARAALGYAYRSATFNSLGTVRYVSGTLAGGAPEFSSTLSAEYRQANWAVRGGLDTRTLLSDPGSFTVQGSVGGTYYVTDYFGVGAWGRAITQPGSGQSQYGLGLEASVRALPGTWVTAGYNPVGFDGLGNTYTRRGAYLRVDLTLDDSLLGGSPAEAGPTH
- a CDS encoding DUF11 domain-containing protein, which produces MSLFRLPLLRTVLATLAFPALAGALGTPAGTSISNQATTTFTAPQTEQPMQVSSNAVVTTVQAVCAVSVSPDGTVAQPSRLVSVRAGETALFPYTVVNAGNAAQTFALRATLETGSVAAPTLRAVLDRNGNGQVDAGEPDVTAVTLDADASAAVLLVAASGTVPGDAWVNLSAGCPGGQADADNVAQLHVGPPPALSVSKTFTPAVLSPGRETAVALRAVNGGAGDSRPLTLSDDLSAQAAAGLIFVPGSASASGGTLEYSADGQTWTAGEPGRVLGVRVRVDSLAAGATLRLDFRMQAQDAAENHVIPNTATLDGKDASLSATASADVHYLPGVALGPVGNAAAPELGPADQQTRPLAAVGQTVCFDHTLLNTGDVRDAYTLGVAAPNATAMLLTETGAPLAQPLWLDPGQSAAVRVCYVLTQAGPLEAVVTATGARGPQNATRDVVVRVEGQLPELVKSAVATTTATDGTPVTIPEGGTVTLDDTITYTLSVHNPYAQTLNQVLIRDAVPAHLDVTDAGGGTLSGIGGQQDITWTLPTLAPGETRAVTFGTRVSARAIDGESLLNTFSFASQELPGPLTSNEVHTAVWSAKLVIGKTVSAKEATYGDLLTYTLQITNASTTTDIHDAVITDAPVAGLEYVQGSSALDSAALADPDTSGGTLRWTASTLKAGQTVSLTYRMRVTPAAKGDLVNVVEVTGTGGGGTARAVASNRATAVTKLNLLRFAPLSDITGTVYVDRNRNGRYDALLDTPVPRARILLAGGRQAITDDLGRYSFLNVANGTQALRLDPNTTPYPPLHVPRDGGLSGTQTVNVAGLTGVDFPLAPLGGDIAALRRTTLRMGDVSVEKTVYATEGGYVVTLRLVTPDPLVDAKLLDPLPEGAALKDGGNTYAGTVPAGGTTLTYSFTWSGDPRAATTDPTLTWSP